The proteins below are encoded in one region of Bacillota bacterium:
- a CDS encoding GNAT family N-acetyltransferase, with protein MLVPEAEAWVRRARPGEEDVVLIPCVYPPPQPPCGTAEGLEEAAGLRRTWLRNGLASDRLRVMLALAPAPSEPFIDYPGVGPIPTEALARGGHIPAGLVEYAPGDYAAEPVEAQGAWVIHCVWVIPPYAGRGIARRLVREVLRDVGADPGCPDLRDGPTPAMAVIAYDRETWWGYFDYMPAAFFARLGFEAIDRDGPRLLMYHAAAPDRLPSHQGSTAGVRAPARTHGAGSITKGPPRLIKARPELSPAELSLVEGGQPDTVDVRVLLHSRCPAAVLVRHTLEAGLGRYPGVRLECIDTRDRAAMRWHGVANGVYVDGRMLLHKLPSPPEIATLLRRAGAMRATPADGM; from the coding sequence GTGCTTGTGCCTGAGGCGGAGGCATGGGTGCGCCGGGCTCGCCCCGGCGAAGAGGACGTGGTCCTGATCCCCTGCGTCTACCCTCCGCCCCAACCCCCTTGCGGCACCGCCGAGGGGCTCGAAGAAGCCGCAGGGCTCAGAAGAACCTGGCTGCGCAACGGGCTTGCATCCGACCGGCTGCGCGTGATGCTGGCCCTGGCACCGGCTCCCTCTGAGCCGTTCATCGACTATCCGGGGGTGGGTCCCATCCCTACCGAAGCTTTGGCCCGCGGCGGCCATATTCCCGCCGGCCTGGTGGAGTACGCCCCCGGGGATTACGCGGCGGAGCCGGTCGAGGCGCAGGGCGCGTGGGTCATCCACTGCGTATGGGTCATACCGCCGTACGCCGGCCGGGGCATCGCCAGGCGGCTGGTCAGGGAAGTCCTGCGCGACGTGGGCGCGGACCCGGGCTGCCCCGATCTCCGCGACGGGCCGACCCCCGCGATGGCGGTGATCGCATACGATCGCGAGACCTGGTGGGGATACTTCGACTACATGCCGGCTGCCTTCTTCGCCCGCCTGGGGTTCGAAGCAATCGACAGGGACGGCCCGCGGCTGTTGATGTATCATGCCGCCGCCCCTGATCGCTTGCCTTCGCATCAGGGCAGCACCGCCGGGGTCAGGGCACCGGCGCGCACCCACGGCGCAGGTAGCATCACTAAGGGCCCACCCAGGTTAATCAAGGCGCGGCCGGAACTCTCACCCGCGGAACTCTCCCTGGTCGAAGGCGGCCAGCCGGATACCGTTGACGTCCGTGTGCTGCTTCACAGTCGCTGCCCGGCAGCCGTCCTGGTCCGCCATACTTTGGAAGCAGGGCTCGGCCGCTATCCGGGTGTCCGCCTGGAGTGCATCGACACACGCGACCGGGCGGCCATGCGCTGGCACGGTGTCGCCAATGGGGTTTACGTCGACGGGCGCATGCTCCTCCACAAGCTGCCATCCCCGCCCGAGATCGCGACCCTGCTCCGCCGGGCAGGAGCCATGCGCGCCACCCCCGCTGACGGGATGTAG
- a CDS encoding Uma2 family endonuclease: protein MRQTTPEYLPGPRLTYEDYCRMPAGLRYELVEGDLRMTPSPSTIHQKISGRLERILREWVEGRQLGEVYDAPTDVVLSEHNVVQPDIFYISRERLGIIKEANIQGAPDLVVEILSPNSLEWDRVTKRHLYAKYGVREFWLVDPDGRTIEVAVLRGGELATLQVYPMGTTLASPLLRGLQVPLDQVFGQ, encoded by the coding sequence GTGAGGCAAACGACGCCGGAATACCTGCCGGGTCCGCGTCTCACCTACGAGGATTACTGCCGGATGCCGGCCGGGCTGCGCTACGAACTGGTGGAGGGGGACCTGAGGATGACGCCGTCGCCGAGCACGATCCACCAGAAGATTTCCGGCAGGCTGGAGAGGATTCTGAGAGAGTGGGTTGAGGGACGCCAGCTGGGAGAAGTGTACGATGCTCCGACCGACGTGGTGTTGAGTGAGCACAACGTGGTCCAGCCCGACATCTTCTACATAAGCCGGGAACGGCTCGGCATCATCAAAGAGGCGAACATCCAGGGAGCCCCGGATTTGGTGGTGGAAATCCTCTCACCGAACTCGCTGGAATGGGACCGGGTGACCAAGAGACATCTGTACGCAAAATACGGCGTGCGTGAGTTCTGGCTGGTCGACCCCGATGGCCGCACCATCGAGGTGGCCGTGCTCCGGGGTGGCGAGCTTGCCACGCTCCAGGTCTACCCGATGGGGACCACGCTCGCCAGCCCGCTGCTGCGGGGCCTCCAGGTTCCTCTCGACCAAGTGTTCGGGCAATAG